DNA sequence from the Acinonyx jubatus isolate Ajub_Pintada_27869175 chromosome A3, VMU_Ajub_asm_v1.0, whole genome shotgun sequence genome:
ACTTACTCTTGTTGAATAATGTGAAGATCAGCAAAGTGTGGTCATGTTatgcaaaaaaaatcaaaagtgttTTATATACTGATTATATACACTAAGGTCATCATAGCTTAGTTACGGTCATAGCTTAGATATGTTCAAGGCCCATACAGGGAAAAagctttctaattcatttttctcttaaaatataaaacaaaaaaatggaaaatgcaggACAGcccatcctattttattttttatttatttaaaaagttttttattttttttaacccatccTGTTTTAGATGGGAcacaaatatatttctgttgtacGATAGTGACTTCAAATTTGAAGTAGAAATATCTTttccgggaaaaaaaaaaaaatcacaaaccaaACTTTCAAAATCACCGAGTCTGGAAAGTAGATTATGAAGCGAATCTCTGTGCGGCTGCTTCACAGACTCGGGCAGCGTTCAAACGCCACCTAGTGACCGACACCGGCATGGCAGTTGGGTTACAATTTCTCCAGGCTTGGGCAAAAAAAATGGTCcatgattttgcttttttgaaaCAATGATAGGAAATTATTGTTTTCCAGGCAATGAGATACTGTCTAAATTACATAAACAAACTGTGTGTGATATTTCCACAAGTAGAGAATCTTTTCCCCTGACCCAGTTTAAgtgatattttcccaaagaagctAAGAAAAGGAAGGCACGGGTTTTCTCCTCTTcgcctagattttttttttttttgtgacccAGATTATATCCTTGTTTCAAGTGATTCAGAGTTAGTTGAGAAATATTATATTGAGCCATGGCTTCATTTATGTAAAATCCAGGTACATTCTAGGCGtttcccttcattctttcctaCACAGCATCCCAGTGCCTTTTCCTAACAGATCAGACCAATCTAGTAGCCGTGATTTATCACAGATACAGGGACAACTGTCTATTCACATGCACTCATACGTTGGTGCAGGGAAGATCCCGGTGGCTTGGATAACAGGTGCGTACAGCAATCTGAACCCTGACCCCTTTGTCATGAAGTGTAAAGTGTGTATTTGTTTTGCTGAGACTCTTGGAAGAGAAAAGGGACTAGCAGAGAGAGCTAACATTCATGGAATAGTCAGCATGGGCCAGGGGCCGTGCAGAGCGTGGGCAGATGAACTATCTCCTTCTAGGCCCTTACTGAACACCCGTGAGATCATCATCTCCTGCTCTCTGAAAACATCTGTTGACTATTTCTAGACTCTGGGTTAAAAAGTCCAAGACCACGATGGTATGAAGGCAGAAAGGACAGAGTTACAGTGGGCAGACTAACCGGGGAAGGGATTCTGTCGTTGTTCTAGATGTGAAAATTGCCATCTCAACAtttagcaaaaaaacaaaaaaaacaaaaaaccaaaaccaaaacaaaaaaacaaacaaacaaaaagcccccAACTCTATCAAATGAAAGGTCTGACAAAAATAGCTTCAAAATTGGGAACACGGGAGTCGCAGAAAACACTGCTCAAAAAACTAAATCCTAAATAAGCTAATTAACTAAAGTTAAGGGTTTTGCATTATCTGTGGATTTTGATGATCCAGGATTTACCGTGGAGAATCAGGTAGCAGGTGCAACAGAAGATGGGATTGGGGGCCGTTGAGAAATGCAGCAGGAATTCCTGCTGAGCCCGGCCAGCACACCTCAGGTCCGAGCGAGCGTCCCCACGGGCGCGTTGAAGGCTGGGTCCGCTTCCGGACCTACCAGTCTAGCTTCAGGTCTGCCTTGCTCCACACATATTTGCCTCCTCGCTTTAGAAACATCTTTTCATCAAATCCACTGAATTTTATAGCTTCTTCTACGCCAACATCCAGGATGGACTTGGAAGGATCCTTCCGCCCGTTCCTACAATTCAGGAAGCGCATCTAGAAAATTCAAGACAGAAAGGGGATATGTTTGTATAACTGATTCCTTGAAACTCAGTGTTGGGGGGTTAATCCAGAATGATGTTTGACCCTGGAgccatttcaacaaatatttagcgACAGCTGTTGGCCAGACACTACACTGAGGATGCCGACCTCCTAGAACACTCTTTCTCTGCTCGAAGAGCTCACTTTAACCAACAGAAACACATTAGATCGACGAGCACATGATAAACCAAATTACATGCCTGCCACATGTCCCTCCATGGGTCGGGGGGGAGGTACCATTTAGAAATTgtaaggtgggggggggacctgggtggctcagtcgattaagcgttcagactcttggtttgagcttaggtgatgatctcatggttgagcCCCTTTGGGCTCtatactggcagcacagagcctgcttgggattctttctctccttctcctctctccctgtccctccgccactcatgctgtctctttctcaaaataaaagaacgaacttagaaaattttagaaagtgTTAACTGGAGAGAACGGTGTTATAAATGCACAGAAGCATGACACAGGCTGGCACGTAGGTGACACTACTGGAATGAGAACTGTTCACGCACAGATATACAGGTGTAAAGTTAATAAACCTTTCtgttgagaaagggagagagtgggacAAGACAGGAAATACCAAGGCGGGCAGGCACCAGACCGAAGAGTCTTACACGCCCTGTCAGGCGGGAATGAGGTCTTCACCCTTCTTAACCCCCACCATGTCACTAAGCACCTTACAGTAACATTTGATGATTCAGAATGTTCTCAAATTACCAAAAGCAAATTTGGGTTCCACTATGTTTGCGCCAACTGTGTGGAGGCCAGAGAGTTTGTAAAGGAGCATTGGTCAAAACCCCCTGCCTATCATGATACTCCCAAAACAGAGATAAATTCTGTTTGACTTTTCCTGTCTACCTTGAACCCTCTAACACTGGACATTAGCATCATTGCCTTTCTCCTTATGCCCCACAAAGAGAGTTTGTCCTACTGACAGACCATGAAATGGCTGTGAAGCATCATTgggtaatttgaaaataataaaataccaaaagtCAAAATGAGCATTTCTCATTTTGACAAGTTCCATGCATACGTTAAAACCATTGTTCTTGTtggagttcatttcttttttttaatgcttttttaaatttacttttgagagagagagacagagacagacggaccaacagagtgtgagcaggggaggacagagagagaagaaggagacacagaaccagaagcaggctccagggtcggagctgtcggcacagagcccgacgcaggactcgaactcatgaacctcgaggtcatgacctgagctgaagttgggtgctcaaccgactgagccacccaggcgcccgtggaGCTCGCTCATGTCTTAGAAACAGGTCTTTGAATGGACTTGTTTGTCCTGTACTAGAAATATTGGCAATGGTTTATGAatctagccaaaaaaaaaataaagacgaaagaaaaaagtaatttgtttttcaaatttgagaaggggaatattttccttcttctctggaaGGCAGAGCGGGTAGCAATCATGTCAATGACTTCTGGAGAGGAGCCGCAGGTAACCTCTTCTCACCAAAGCCAAGACTGATCAGGGGACAAGCTGGCAACATCAGAGGTATTAAAGGTGATATGAAGTGTGATAGGACCTTCCTCCAAAGTACCCTGGGTGCCCTGTTGCTGGAGAACCCCCAACCCAAGACAACAGGACACGCAGTGCCACTTTCTATGTGACACCCGAGGACCCATCGCCCCACGGGAGAAAGCCGGAgcctttacattttataattcatGAGAAATACTCACATACTCATCCAGAATAAGGTAGGAATCTTTCATCtgcaaaagagaaattaaatacaaatttagtTTCAAGTATATTTTTCAGTATGTGCGCTCAACGGTCGGTCTTACAGGGTTTGCGTGTTTGTGTTTTATTGCTTCCGGAGTCTGCATTTCTTATACCACGTGAGTGTTTTTGGCTCTGCCCCTTACGCGGGGATCCATCAGTCAGCGCCCCTGTCCCTACTAACATACATCTCCAGGGGCATCTCTCACAGTTTTCAGCAGGCTGGATTCTCCGCCCCAGGCTGAAAGGGTCAAAGGACACTGTGAGAGCTTCTCCGAGGATGAAATCCCCAGGCTAATTTCCCCATTTTCTCAAGCTGTGGGAGAGCCTTGTTTTTTATTCAGTATTCCCAATGGCTATTTTTCCACCATGCATGGAATTTCCCCCATTTTCAATGGAATTAAGCTTTAAGGCTATGAACCTGGGAGTCTGCCTGCAGATTTTAATGTTACCTTCATTACCCGTAACTGGTTTTACCTTCTGTAGGTATATGAAAGGTGTCCCTATTCTCCTAGAGGAAGCTATACCTACCCACTCGAGGCTGCGTCCTTGGAACAGCTCCCACCGCGGGAACGGTGGGCGGACACAGAGTCCAAGGACAGGGGCGGGGGAAGGGAACCTGAAGGTCTTTCAGAGGCCCCACAGCTGGCAGGTGCAGGGCTGGTGGTGGGTTCCATCCCGAGGCTGCACCCTCCCATCCTCCTCACTGAGCCCTCTAAAGGAACAGTGTGTGGATCCCTTGAGCTAGCGAGGTCCCTGCTTGGAACCATCTCAAGATGTGACCATGTCTGCTCCATTATACCTTCTGGTTAGACTCGGGCACCAAGCAGGACACCTCTTTGTGGCGGTCTAAGAATCCTTCAAATTCTTCATCGCTGATGATGAATTGTTGTGCTTCTCTCAAGGCGTCTTCTCCAGAATTCTCCCCCTCGATGAGGAGGCACTGGAAGACCTGGAAGGCGAGGAGGGTGTTTGCTTAGCAGAGtgacccccccatccccccatgtTTACGCCCCAAACCTCACCTCCCCAGACCCAGCTTCGTGTCCTCTATGCAAGGAAGAGTCCTCCTactaaagaacattctagaaagacATCACTCTGGGTCCCTCAATGTCAGAAAGTCCAAACGgtctgaaaatttaaaactggTCGGGTTTATGTTTGAGCCAGTCTGACAATCTAACCTTTTCAGACCACCAACTAAGTGATGTTCACCGCAGGGAATGAGAGTATgaagaaaatagacaaatcaTTTGCGATCCACCAAGAAATAAGTATTTCCGAAATGTTGTCTCTGCTGACTTCAAACATCCCTTATTAAGCCCTCTACACTACGTGGGGCTTTTTTCAGTAGATGTACAAGGATAGTTTCCAAAGCCATTAATAgtcttttaacattcttttaagtaagtaaagtgtgtgtgtgtgtgtgtgtgtgtgtgtgtgtgtgtgtgaattattaTTCCATCATAAGGAATACCATCCTCTGAGAAGGAAAAAACTGTCCCAGGGGCCTGAGCAAGGTGGTAATAGGTGACAGCTGATCAAACACagacccagcacagagcacagggcTATAGGGTTTTCATGTAAGGGAGGGGGGATTACGCACAGCATGTAATTAACATTTTAGCCAGCTTAGAATTAATTTTGAAGCGCCCTACACGTTGCCTTCCTTGCTCACTCTATTCCCACCCCCTTCTTCTCTGCTCCCTAGTCCTTAAACATCCGTCCCCGCGGACCCTGGTCACACGGTAGATTTACTATTTGCTTTCCTGGTTGTCTTGCTCTGTAGCCTGGGAGCTTCCTGGGAGGGGACACCTCTCATCTTTGTCCCCACGGCACCCATCCCCAGTCCAGGCAcagggtgaggagagagaggaggtcaGAGGAGGTCTCCACACAGGtgggaatcccaagctggcttgaATAGCAGGTGCAGTAAAGACACGCAGGGACTTTGGCCGTGGTGACTTTGGTTCTGGAATCCACCAACTTCAGTGGGGCTTGAGAAGCAAAACAGGGGGAAGGGTGGTGGGATTAGATGGGGAAAGTCAGGTGCAGCCTGCTCTGTTGTCCCCAGAGCAAGCCTGAAGGTGATGGCAGACCCCCTGTGGAAGAACACTGAGGTTTCTTCCCTCCCACGCTCGTTCAGTGCTGGAGTACTGAGCACGGGGCCTCCCGTGGAGGACGCGGCCTCGGGGGTCCAGGCACCTGACCCAGGGGTGCTGCGTTTCATCAGTTTGCGGCCTGCAGACACCAGTGATCTGATGCCAAAACTGCTTTTCAAACAGACAGTAGCTAATCTGCTCCCTCCAGAAAACTCAGGATTTTGAAAAGGCGATTCTGGAGTGACTCAGCACGCAGAAGCCACAAGAGGAGTTACAAGATGGGAGGAAAGAAGCTATGGGATCAGGAAGCTACAAGGAGCTCCTGGCAAACCAAAgccaggtatgtatgtatgtatacacacacatacagggagagagagagaagctaaaAAGAGAATAATGAGGAAGCCAGTAGCGGAACAGAGATAGGGACCAGGGAAAAGGAGAGTATCCGGCAGGTGGTTCTAGAAGGAAAGTCTAAGAGCTTTGAGCCTCGCCTCTGGTCCTTGTCCATCCCCCTTGCTGGACCACAGCCTTCGTTCctgcccctgtctctctttcttggcttttctcttaATTCCTTCGGGGCATGGGACGCAGGTCCAAGAAGCTGCGTTTCAAACGGTTCCCTGAGTTGAGTCTGAGGAACAGCCAGGGGGAGGAAAGTTTAATTTGTCGTTGTCTGCAAGTGTCTGTCCATGGTGGGTGCTGTAATTACACCTTGAATTGGAACGTTAGACTTCTAGTAGCTGATGGAGGGATCGAAAGCACGAATCTCGGTGAATGAACTTTGCTGCAGCTTGGGGATGGTGTGGCCCCAATATCTACTAATAATTCAGTGAATAATATATTAACAGAATTTATGAAGAACGTATATCCATTTATGAATAAGCCAAGAGTTTTAAGAAGAAATCCAGTGTtactatatttaataaataaataccgGTTAGGTGTTGGATggatatatgctttatttttttaatgtttattttgagagagaatgagagagcgagggaggggcaaagagagagggagagagagaatcccaggcaggctccatgtgcGCGGGGCTCAcgctcatggaccttgagatcatgacctgagccgaagtccgacacttaaccgactgagccacccaggcgccccacctatgGACATATTTTTTTAGAACACCTGCAAGCATTGACTATATCTTTTGACCTTTATCCTCCCAATATTCCAGAAGGGAATCGGTTCCAGTTTTTAGACGGGGGAATTGAGGCAAAGACAGCGTAAGCAGCCTAAAGTGTAACAGGGCTGGAAGAATGCATGAGGACCCGGTTTCCTGGCTGCCTCCTTCAGTCCGGAGTTCTCTCTAACCTTGACATTTCGGGTTTCATTGACACAAGCGTCTCCCAAACATTTTCTGAGTTACGCTCGGCAGAAGCGACACGGGACACGGTACTTACTTTCCAGCGGACCGGGTTCAGGGCTTTAATCTGCTCCCTCATATCCTCATCCACGTTGAATCGATTAATGACAGAATTTATTTTGAAGGCCACTCTATAATCTCTACACCATGTCCTCAGTTTTTGAAGATTCTCCACGTGGTTCTTCTTTCCTTGGCCACGACCAATGAGGACGTTGACTTGTTCATCAAAGCTGTCACAGGAGATGGCAAGGATGTCCAAATATTCACCTGAAGGAAAACGGGCATCTTTAAGCTTTTCCATTCAAGGACCAAACCTGTTAGGCCATTTATAGGTTTTTATGATAAAACGTGTCTTGTTTGtatctaatttttcattttttttcaactttattttatttgggacaccagcgtggctcagtcaggtaaacctctgactcctgatttcagctcaggtcatgatctcacgggttatgagtttgagccctgcaatgggctccgtgctgacagtgtggaacctacttgggattctctctctccctctctctctctctttctgcctcttcccccacttgctctctctgtctctcaaaatgaattaaaaaacgtttaaaaagtaaagtttattttatttattttgagagagagagaatgtgtgaatAGGGAAgtagcagggagagagggagagagagagaaaccccagcaggctatgcactgtcagtgcagagcctgatgtgggacttgatcccacgaaccgtgagatcatgacctgagcctgaaatcaagagtcagatgctaaagcTGAACTTAAACttacactgagccacccaggtgcccgaagcCCAGACATTTTCTACCACCCACTCATTCTCTGGCCACATCTTCACAGTGGACTAGGTTTGAGCTTTCCTCATTATTAGGACTTTGCAGAATTGGTTGCAAAGTTGATTCTTAAAACGACTCCCTAATTATAGAAACTAGGGGTTCCAAAACTCTGTAAGCAACTATTGTCTGGTTTTCTAATCAGGGAGCAATTTGAAGTACGATGTGGGGGCTAATACGTTATCCACACGTACGCCCTCCGCCTCTCAATACAAACCAGGAACTGATGTGATTGGCCGTCCTGAACTCTGAACCATGAGTTGTGATCTATTAATTAATGTAGCTCCATCGTAGGATAACTAATCTTTAGTTTCTCCAAGGACAAGCActtgtcttttacttcttttggagGCTCAAAGTATCTAGCACAAACTGGAACCAGAGTGGGCAACTGACCATTAtttaaaacaactcaaaatggggcatcggggtggctcagtcgcttaagcacctggctctgggtttcggctcaggtcatgatgtcatggttggtgggttcaagccctgtgttgggctctgtgctgtcagtgtggagcctgcttgggattatccctctctctctgcccctctcccctctcatgctgtctttatctctctcaaaataaataaacttaaaaaaaaaataaagcgactcaaaatgttctaaaaattggTCTCAGGTAAATTCCCAATGGCTTACGATATTGAAGAAAGGAATGAACTGAAAGAGTGGTCTCTAACCCAAACAAAATCAAAGTTCCAAACTAGAATAGAGACCTGTCAGTTATGTTATATTAGTTGATTTCCAAGTCAGCTGAGCATCTCTGTCCATTGGTTTATTCTGTCGTTTCTCCAGCTTCTGCTCTATGATCATGatgtcccctcctcctgctctcgGATTTTCTTGTCGGAGCCCTTGTGAAGAGAGAGTTAGCAACGCAGACCTGTGTGCTCAGTCCTTGTAAGTCTCCAGGAAAGCCTGGAACCTTGATGGAGTCTTGGCCGATCCCTGCATATATGGATGCCAGCACGTTCTCTGGGTCTCCCTTTGATGATGTATGTATGTCTAGGGCATGTTCTATCAGCTTGTCAAGAGTTGTTGGGATCGTTATGCAAGATTCATGACGTACCTGGTTTCCTTGCTGGGAGTCCTGAGTTTCAGTTGCCGTGGGTGATTGCCCAACAGTGCGAGCCTAAGTGACCAGCCCTGCATAAAAGTCTCAGGCCCTAAGACTCCAATGAGCCTTCCTCGGCAAAAACTTTCCAAACACGTCCCTGAAGTGCTCGGCTAGAGAGAAAGCACGTCTTGTTCGCCCTGGAGGGGAAGGACCCGGGAGCCTGCGTCTGGCCTCTCTGGACCCCAGGGGTGCACATCTTCTGCTGTTTCCGAGCTGTGTCCTTGGCTCTCAGGAACCTTAGCTGCGGCGATAAGTGGCCGCTGAGTCTCGCGAGCGCTCCCAGAAAACTACCAGACTCAGCAGCTCCCTCTGTCCACTCAAGATCACAGACTTACCCTTGGTCCTTTAAACCAGAGGTGGAAAATTGAGGCTTACAGACCACCCGGTGAGACACAAACGCTGCCATGGCTGGTCCTCGTGGcatctcaaaatatttcaaatttccgTGCAAATATTGAATTGGGAGATTTCACAGAGCATGTGGATTTCTGAAGTATCTTTAAGAGTTTCGGGACGTGGTGACACGTACCCCAAACCCCGTGTAGGACAAACGCCCGTGGAAGCCCGTGGCCAGCTGGCGGTCAGCTCGTCCACCATGAACAGGACTTGGTGCTTCCCATCCTTCACAGCCTCGCGCTCTCTTACTGCTCCCCGCGGCTGGAGTGGGCTTTTCTCATGTGTTTCCAGCTCCACTAACTcaccctgcctctcccacacaGGCATCTGGGCTTCTGACCCTGGAGTGCAGCGAGCCCGCGGGGCCTGCTCCCCGTACCATGATGGCGCCCACATAGAGCCAGTGTTGGAGGGAGGACGTTACGCAGGGACACTGCCGGTAAGCCCGACCGATCATCCTCTGCTCACACGGTTCCCTAAGCCTCTGTTACCTCTCTGAATCTGGTTCCCAAagtttcctttgatgcttctGACCCTGATTCACTAAGCGGCTCCCTTCACAGTCTTCCTGGATT
Encoded proteins:
- the RSAD2 gene encoding S-adenosylmethionine-dependent nucleotide dehydratase RSAD2 isoform X1; this encodes MWMLVPVAFAGKLLSAFRKPLRSLWSSLVPWVLWLRAALWLPGSQSARPPQPGRGEPQESRGDGGQGPDQPTTPTSVNYHFTRRCNYKCGFCFHTAKTSFVLPLDEAKRGLRLLQEAGMEKINFSGGEPFIHDRGEYLGQLVRFCKEELRLPSVSIVSNGSLIRERWFRTYGEYLDILAISCDSFDEQVNVLIGRGQGKKNHVENLQKLRTWCRDYRVAFKINSVINRFNVDEDMREQIKALNPVRWKVFQCLLIEGENSGEDALREAQQFIISDEEFEGFLDRHKEVSCLVPESNQKMKDSYLILDEYMRFLNCRNGRKDPSKSILDVGVEEAIKFSGFDEKMFLKRGGKYVWSKADLKLDW
- the RSAD2 gene encoding S-adenosylmethionine-dependent nucleotide dehydratase RSAD2 isoform X2; its protein translation is MWMLVPVAFAGKLLSAFRKPLRSLWSSLVPWVLWLRAALWLPGSQSARPPQPGRGEPQESRGDGGQGPDQPTTPTSVNYHFTRRCNYKCGFCFHTAKTSFVLPLDEAKRGLRLLQEAGEYLDILAISCDSFDEQVNVLIGRGQGKKNHVENLQKLRTWCRDYRVAFKINSVINRFNVDEDMREQIKALNPVRWKVFQCLLIEGENSGEDALREAQQFIISDEEFEGFLDRHKEVSCLVPESNQKMKDSYLILDEYMRFLNCRNGRKDPSKSILDVGVEEAIKFSGFDEKMFLKRGGKYVWSKADLKLDW